Proteins encoded together in one Bradyrhizobium sp. CB82 window:
- the trbL gene encoding P-type conjugative transfer protein TrbL, producing MNSTGVIDQFLETFTRYIDSGFGLLGGEVAYLATTLAAIDIVLAGLFWSWGGDEDIIARLVKKTLFVGVFAYLIGNWNSLARIVFESFAGLGLKASGTSLSSADFLRPGRIAQVGLDAGRPILESISGLMGYVSFFENFVQIVVLLFAWIIVLLAFFILAIQLFVTLIEFKLTTLAGFVLIPFGLFGKTAFAAERVLGNVISSGVKVLVLAVIVGIGSTLFAQFTAGFGGNQPTIESAMALVLGALSLLGLGIFGPGIANGIVSGGPQLGAGSAVGTGLAAGGVVAAGAALAAGGAALAGSAVGGGRAIAGATLSAFRAGGSSGATETGTSVPASPLHSAAVEAGGSNGNTAGGASSSSERAPAWVRRMKRTQTLSHGASSATQAVRAGDHGGGGASVDLSQGES from the coding sequence GGAAACCTTCACCCGCTACATCGACTCCGGGTTTGGGCTCCTTGGGGGTGAAGTCGCCTATCTCGCGACCACGCTCGCGGCGATCGACATCGTGCTTGCTGGGCTGTTCTGGTCCTGGGGTGGCGATGAGGACATCATCGCTCGCCTCGTCAAGAAGACCCTGTTCGTTGGCGTTTTTGCTTATCTCATTGGCAACTGGAATAGCCTCGCGCGGATCGTGTTCGAAAGCTTTGCGGGCCTCGGCCTGAAAGCCTCCGGCACGAGCCTTTCGTCCGCAGATTTCTTGCGTCCCGGCCGGATTGCGCAAGTTGGCCTCGACGCCGGACGGCCGATTCTCGAATCCATCTCCGGCCTGATGGGTTATGTCAGCTTCTTCGAGAATTTTGTCCAGATCGTCGTTCTGTTGTTCGCCTGGATCATCGTCCTACTCGCCTTTTTCATTCTGGCAATCCAGCTCTTCGTCACCCTGATCGAGTTCAAGCTGACGACGCTTGCGGGCTTCGTGCTGATTCCTTTCGGTCTGTTCGGGAAGACCGCTTTCGCTGCAGAGCGGGTGCTCGGCAACGTGATTTCGTCAGGCGTCAAGGTCCTGGTCTTGGCCGTCATCGTCGGCATCGGCTCGACGCTTTTTGCACAATTCACGGCGGGATTCGGTGGCAACCAACCGACCATTGAGAGCGCGATGGCGTTGGTGTTGGGAGCGCTCTCTCTGCTCGGTCTCGGCATCTTCGGGCCCGGCATCGCCAATGGCATCGTTTCTGGTGGACCACAACTCGGCGCCGGCAGCGCCGTTGGCACCGGCTTGGCGGCCGGCGGCGTGGTTGCAGCCGGGGCCGCGCTCGCTGCCGGTGGTGCCGCGCTGGCCGGAAGTGCCGTTGGCGGAGGCCGCGCCATCGCGGGCGCCACCTTGAGCGCTTTCCGTGCAGGAGGTTCGTCTGGCGCGACGGAAACCGGAACGTCGGTTCCAGCCAGCCCCCTGCACTCTGCTGCTGTCGAAGCCGGTGGATCGAACGGAAACACGGCTGGCGGCGCTTCCTCGTCGTCCGAGAGAGCGCCCGCCTGGGTTCGCCGTATGAAACGGACGCAGACTCTCAGTCATGGAGCCTCAAGCGCTACGCAGGCGGTCCGCGCAGGCGATCACGGCGGAGGAGGCGCATCCGTCGATCTCTCACAGGGCGAGAGCTAA
- the trbF gene encoding conjugal transfer protein TrbF, which translates to MFKRSAVHYGRAPAPVTPYQRAAQVWDDRIGSARVQAKNWRLMAFGCLFLSAGFAAALVWESARGTVTPWVVEVDRLGEVKAVAPADSSYQPGDPQIAFHLTRFIEHVRGLPMDAIVLRQDWLRAYDFTTDRGAAALNDYARNNDPFARVGKTQVAVEVSSVIRASPDSFRLAWIERRYENGQLAATERWSAILTIVLEPPRDIDRLRKNPLGIYVNAINWSKELG; encoded by the coding sequence ATGTTCAAACGATCGGCCGTCCACTATGGCCGCGCGCCCGCACCGGTCACGCCCTATCAACGAGCAGCTCAGGTCTGGGATGACCGCATTGGCTCGGCACGCGTCCAGGCCAAAAACTGGCGTCTGATGGCATTCGGCTGTCTGTTCTTATCTGCGGGCTTCGCCGCTGCGCTTGTGTGGGAGTCTGCACGAGGCACCGTCACGCCTTGGGTGGTCGAGGTGGATCGTCTTGGCGAGGTGAAGGCCGTCGCACCCGCGGACTCTTCTTACCAGCCCGGTGACCCCCAGATCGCGTTTCACCTGACTCGATTCATTGAACATGTTCGCGGCCTTCCCATGGACGCGATCGTGCTGCGTCAGGATTGGCTCCGCGCCTACGACTTCACGACCGACCGCGGCGCTGCAGCCCTCAATGACTACGCACGCAACAATGATCCGTTTGCCAGGGTTGGGAAGACGCAGGTCGCCGTCGAGGTTTCCAGCGTCATCAGAGCCTCGCCCGACAGCTTCCGCTTAGCCTGGATCGAACGGCGCTACGAAAACGGACAGCTTGCTGCCACCGAGCGGTGGAGCGCGATCCTCACCATCGTCTTGGAGCCGCCCCGCGACATCGATCGGCTGCGCAAGAATCCCCTCGGCATCTACGTCAACGCCATCAATTGGTCGAAGGAGCTGGGATAG
- the trbG gene encoding P-type conjugative transfer protein TrbG, whose product MPTTYRISVTLRRSVASILLVSVFTLGGCTAFKPPQISYDSDISPLPDPPAATDDRPRPFHVPPSWSPAHGGKQKEAKEPIERIESANDAARVQPRKAAYFNAVQVFPYSPGALYQIYAAPGQITDIALEPGEQLIGSGPVAAGDTVRWVVGDTESGNGDTRRVHIMVKPTRPDIATNLVVNTDRRTYLLELRSREKPYMPSVTWFYPEDRTRGRGVPPTPFVPDPTQRRYRYTIEGDNPPWRPINAYDDGRKVYIEFSPGIGQGEMPPLFVIGQDGKTELVNYRAFGSLLIVDRLFAAAELRLGGENQQKVRIVRADGRSS is encoded by the coding sequence ATGCCCACCACTTATCGGATATCAGTGACCTTGCGGCGCAGCGTGGCGTCGATCCTTCTTGTCTCGGTCTTCACGCTTGGTGGATGCACCGCTTTCAAGCCTCCGCAGATCAGCTACGACTCGGATATCTCGCCACTTCCAGATCCGCCTGCGGCGACCGACGATCGGCCGCGACCGTTCCACGTGCCGCCCTCCTGGAGCCCGGCGCACGGTGGTAAGCAGAAAGAAGCCAAGGAGCCGATCGAAAGGATTGAGAGCGCCAACGACGCGGCTCGGGTCCAGCCGCGCAAGGCGGCATATTTCAACGCGGTGCAGGTGTTCCCGTATAGCCCGGGCGCGCTCTACCAGATCTACGCAGCACCCGGGCAGATCACCGACATAGCACTCGAGCCGGGTGAGCAATTGATCGGCTCTGGTCCGGTCGCCGCCGGCGACACGGTACGTTGGGTCGTTGGTGACACCGAGAGCGGCAATGGGGATACGCGCCGCGTCCACATCATGGTCAAGCCGACCCGCCCGGACATCGCGACCAATCTTGTCGTCAACACCGATCGGCGCACCTACCTGCTCGAACTACGTTCCCGCGAAAAGCCGTACATGCCTTCGGTGACCTGGTTCTATCCCGAAGATCGCACGCGTGGCCGAGGCGTGCCGCCGACGCCATTCGTCCCTGATCCAACCCAGCGCCGCTATCGCTACACCATTGAGGGTGACAACCCGCCCTGGCGTCCGATCAACGCCTACGACGACGGACGCAAGGTTTACATCGAGTTCTCGCCAGGCATCGGACAAGGTGAGATGCCACCGCTCTTCGTTATCGGGCAAGACGGGAAGACCGAGCTTGTCAATTATCGCGCTTTCGGAAGCCTGCTGATCGTCGATCGGCTGTTCGCCGCCGCTGAATTGAGGCTAGGAGGTGAGAACCAGCAGAAGGTGCGCATCGTCAGAGCCGATGGGAGGTCGTCATGA
- a CDS encoding DUF2274 domain-containing protein, translating into MTKLKIGILADDRPVKVTHELPASVHRDLVAYADALARESGQSISDSAKLIAPMLARFMATDRAFAKRRRSISSDRTA; encoded by the coding sequence ATGACTAAACTCAAAATTGGAATTCTCGCTGACGATAGACCGGTTAAGGTTACGCACGAGCTGCCGGCAAGTGTTCATCGGGACCTTGTCGCTTATGCCGATGCGTTGGCCCGGGAAAGCGGACAATCGATCAGCGATTCAGCGAAACTGATCGCTCCCATGTTGGCGCGCTTTATGGCGACGGATCGGGCTTTTGCGAAGCGTCGCCGCAGCATATCAAGTGACCGGACAGCGTGA